The following coding sequences are from one Sardina pilchardus chromosome 16, fSarPil1.1, whole genome shotgun sequence window:
- the cited1 gene encoding cbp/p300-interacting transactivator 1, whose protein sequence is MSFLLPDDYAMKDSDSLTILHYPGPGKTGSQFPASPLHSGTPGMGKPQPFRLQSGPHLLASMQLQKLNSHYQSLAATTGSANMSSRGYGMRPLGVTQTSVPESYRPQTQSPGIIDLDPVDEEVLMSLAVELGLDQAKELPELWLGQNEFDLISDIPAGC, encoded by the coding sequence ATGAGCTTCCTGCTCCCCGACGACTACGCCATGAAAGACTCTGACTCACTGACCATCCTTCACTACCCCGGCCCTGGAAAGACCGGCTCACAGTTTCCCGCCTCACCTCTGCACAGCGGAACCCCAGGCATGGGGAAACCTCAGCCCTTCCGCCTGCAGTCTGGCCCACACCTTCTCGCCAGCATGCAGCTCCAGAAACTCAACAGCCATTATCAGAGTCTCGCTGCCACGACGGGCTCAGCCAACATGTCGTCGAGAGGCTATGGGATGCGGCCGTTGGGCGTCACACAGACCTCAGTCCCAGAGTCATACAGACCTCAGACCCAGAGTCCTGGGATCATTGACTTAGACCCTGTGGATGAAGAGGTGTTGATGTCCTTGGCGGTGGAGCTGGGCTTAGACCAGGCCAAGGAATTACCAGAACTTTGGCTCGGCCAGAATGAGTTTGATTTGATCTCGGATATACCTGCTGGATGCTGA
- the hdac8 gene encoding histone deacetylase 8, with protein sequence MSDSDLQDVKRTVAYVYSPEYTEICDSLSKVPNRASMVHSLIEAYGLMKYMKLIKPQFASMEQMAAFHTGSYLEHLHKISQDGDNDDPQSSDFGLGYDCPVVEGIFDYAAAVGGATLTAAQALLDGKCGVAINWAGGWHHAKKDEASGFCYVNDAVLGILKLREKYDRVVYIDVDLHHGDGVEDAFTFTSKVMTVSLHKFSPGFFPGTGDVTDTGLGKGRWYAVNVPLEDGIGDDRYFQVFKSVIQQVQTLFNPEAVVMQLGADTMAGDPMCSFNMTPVGVGRCLQYVLEWELPTLLLGGGGYNLANTARCWTYLTGTVLGQSLASEIPDHEFFTEYGPDYSLEISPSCRPDRNDAQQVDRVINTIRGNLKNVV encoded by the exons ATGAGTGACAGCGATCTACAAGATGTCAAACGAACAGTCGCTTATGTGTATAGTCCTGAGTATACAGAAATCTGTGATTCTCTCTCTAAAGTTCCCAACCGG GCATCAATGGTTCACTCCTTGATAGAGGCATATGGTTTGATGAAGTATATGAA ACTCATAAAACCACAGTTTGCTTCTATGGAGCAGATGGCGGCGTTTCATACTGGCTCTTACCTGGAACACCTGCACAAAATCAGTCAGGATGGTGATAATGATGACCCACAGTCTTCTGATTTTGGTTTAG GCTACGACTGCCCTGTGGTGGAGGGGATCTTTGACTACGCTGCGGCTGTGGGTGGGGCCACCCTGACGGCTGCTCAGGCCCTGCTGGATGGGAAGTGTGGGGTGGCCATAAACTGGGCCGGGGGGTGGCACCACGCCAAGAA GGATGAGGCGTCTGGCTTCTGCTATGTGAATGATGCAGTCCTTGGTATCCTAAAGCTGAGGGAGAAGTATGACCGGGTCGTATACATCGATGTGGATCTTCATCATGGTGATG GAGTTGAGGatgctttcactttcacatcCAAAGTAATGACTGTGTCACTACACAAATTCTCCCCGGGCTTCTTCCCAG GTACAGGTGACGTGACTGACACAGGCCTTGGGAAAGGACGCTGGTATGCTGTGAACGTTCCATTGGAGGATGGCATCGGAGACGACCGGTATTTTCAGGTTTTTAAGAG TGTGATACAGCAGGTGCAGACGCTGTTCAACCCCGAGGCCGTGGTGATGCAGCTAGGAGCCGACACCATGGCTGGTGACCCCATGTGTTCCTTCAACATGACACCCGTGGGAGTCGGCAGGTGTCTACAGTACGTCTTGGAATGGGAGCTGCCCACCCTATTGCTTGGAggag GAGGTTATAATCTTGCCAACACGGCTCGATGCTGGACCTATCTGACGGGGACTGTCCTGGGTCAGTCGTTGGCGTCTGAGATCCCTGACCACGAG TTCTTCACTGAGTATGGACCCGATTACTCACTAGAGATCAGCCCAAGCTGCAGACCTGATCGCAACGATGCCCAGCAGGTAGACCGAGTCATCAACACCATCCGAG GGAATCTGAAGAATGTAGTTTAA